One Epinephelus lanceolatus isolate andai-2023 chromosome 10, ASM4190304v1, whole genome shotgun sequence genomic region harbors:
- the igflr1 gene encoding IGF-like family receptor 1 isoform X1 — protein sequence MVYSSKCHDPKTYWKGTISKCERCPGPGPGFEITPNCGKDDSGGIHEASKRACEAGRTFNDGSDVYCRPCTSCHPGYITTNPCSTTTDTQCQEPRRTTEVLTTVPTTTTTTTTTTATSQHVSTSSRMTPERSINTEVSGPAVLWAVPLAILIIIILVMIAACVLYMKRKRVFHTGHQAVLGYSRRSSYINPGFYSLSTGNDLEDILSPSVLSAPLQTVLDNLDVLEELVILLDPESQGVKNTKHLASHFSFPATWITYTYSMKESKSPLTAVLEGVTSRKPDSTVGHLAKVLRQMERNDAIAVLAKLKLKMIQQV from the exons ATGGTATACTCTAGCAAATGCCACGATCCAAAAACCTATTGGAAGGGGACTATTTCAAAATGTGAGCGGtgtccaggtccaggtccag GCTTTGAGATCACGCCAAACTGTGGCAAAGATGATAGCGGGGGGATCCACGAAGCCTCCAAGAGAGCGTGTGAGGCCGGTAGAACCTTTAATGATGGGAGCGATGTGTATTGTCGGCCGTGTACTTCATGCCATCCCGGGTACATCACCACAAACCCGTGCAGTACAACTACTGACACCCAGTGCCAAGAGCCACG AAGGACGACCGAGGTGTTAACCACA gtgccaacaacaacaacaacaacaacaacaacaacagcaacatcacagCATGTTTCTACTTCTTCCAGAATGACACCAGAG aGATCGATAAACACAGAAGTGTCTGGTCCTGCTGTACTGT gggCAGTACCATTAGCGATCCTAATCATCATCATACTCGTTATGATAGCTGCATGTGTGCTCTACATGAAGAGGAAACGAG TGTTTCACACAGGTCACCAAGCAGTGTTGGGCTACAGCAGAAGATCTTCATACATTAATCCAGGGTTCTATTCTCTCTCTACTGGTAACGACCTGGAGGACATCCTGA GTCCCAGCGTCCTGTCAGCACCTTTACAGACAGTACTGGACAACCTGGATGTTTTGGAAGAGCTGGTGATTTTGTTGGATCCAGAAAGCCAAGGAGTCAAGAACACCAAACATCTGGCGTCTCATTTCTCCTTCCCCGCCACCTGGATTACTTACACCTACTCTATGAAGGAAAGTAAGAGCCCCCTGACAGCCGTGTTGGAGGGCGTCACCAGCAGGAAACCTGACTCGACGGTGGGGCACCTGGCTAAGGTGCTACGACAGATGGAGCGCAACGATGCCATTGCTGTTCTCGCCAAgctcaaactgaaaatgatacAGCAGGTGTAA
- the igflr1 gene encoding IGF-like family receptor 1 isoform X2 has protein sequence MVYSSKCHDPKTYWKGTISKCERCPGPGPGFEITPNCGKDDSGGIHEASKRACEAGRTFNDGSDVYCRPCTSCHPGYITTNPCSTTTDTQCQEPRRTTEVLTTVPTTTTTTTTTTATSQHVSTSSRMTPERSINTEVSGPAVLWAVPLAILIIIILVMIAACVLYMKRKRGHQAVLGYSRRSSYINPGFYSLSTGNDLEDILSPSVLSAPLQTVLDNLDVLEELVILLDPESQGVKNTKHLASHFSFPATWITYTYSMKESKSPLTAVLEGVTSRKPDSTVGHLAKVLRQMERNDAIAVLAKLKLKMIQQV, from the exons ATGGTATACTCTAGCAAATGCCACGATCCAAAAACCTATTGGAAGGGGACTATTTCAAAATGTGAGCGGtgtccaggtccaggtccag GCTTTGAGATCACGCCAAACTGTGGCAAAGATGATAGCGGGGGGATCCACGAAGCCTCCAAGAGAGCGTGTGAGGCCGGTAGAACCTTTAATGATGGGAGCGATGTGTATTGTCGGCCGTGTACTTCATGCCATCCCGGGTACATCACCACAAACCCGTGCAGTACAACTACTGACACCCAGTGCCAAGAGCCACG AAGGACGACCGAGGTGTTAACCACA gtgccaacaacaacaacaacaacaacaacaacaacagcaacatcacagCATGTTTCTACTTCTTCCAGAATGACACCAGAG aGATCGATAAACACAGAAGTGTCTGGTCCTGCTGTACTGT gggCAGTACCATTAGCGATCCTAATCATCATCATACTCGTTATGATAGCTGCATGTGTGCTCTACATGAAGAGGAAACGAG GTCACCAAGCAGTGTTGGGCTACAGCAGAAGATCTTCATACATTAATCCAGGGTTCTATTCTCTCTCTACTGGTAACGACCTGGAGGACATCCTGA GTCCCAGCGTCCTGTCAGCACCTTTACAGACAGTACTGGACAACCTGGATGTTTTGGAAGAGCTGGTGATTTTGTTGGATCCAGAAAGCCAAGGAGTCAAGAACACCAAACATCTGGCGTCTCATTTCTCCTTCCCCGCCACCTGGATTACTTACACCTACTCTATGAAGGAAAGTAAGAGCCCCCTGACAGCCGTGTTGGAGGGCGTCACCAGCAGGAAACCTGACTCGACGGTGGGGCACCTGGCTAAGGTGCTACGACAGATGGAGCGCAACGATGCCATTGCTGTTCTCGCCAAgctcaaactgaaaatgatacAGCAGGTGTAA